The following proteins are co-located in the Amblyraja radiata isolate CabotCenter1 chromosome 8, sAmbRad1.1.pri, whole genome shotgun sequence genome:
- the LOC116975966 gene encoding neuroblast differentiation-associated protein AHNAK-like isoform X2, with protein sequence MNFSMHRDTTVVLPSSETALSDELTLTDSPGGRVIIKDIQQDSPVARVGTLKKGDQLNAVTIHFDNLNSKEVGEILKYTEPYKTSLKLNTNDELRTPAYGYKRSYMGSNDQTYLKLYNSKIKPHLKLAKPSLEARSLIVNGMAPSIDGRSPKISSEFDTNLKASPTIGLNTPSFDINGPHGKIQMPDVKASTPNVESPRGAIKMPGMDFKGAGFEMPSAHLSGIESTSPKGGFDGNLPSAELHAPKFQMSSPDLHGPNVSALDTNLNFKAPNVKDVGLNLSSPNIDLEAPNFQTSNIDVSAPKVGAGIRIPKFKKPAFSLTGNDPKGPELDLSIPGVKTDIKTPDMDLNGGVDLPDATGNWKMPKMPSFGLSGPKGPDVEFDGSLKAPGVDVSGPDLKGNFESPNVDLKLPKGDIDASLPDAKFKMPKFNMPSTNMSIPDTSLNLKAPTVTGDFDAKLKKPNLDISGIKGPDMNLGGNLKIPDADISSPDLKAGFGSAGIGFQKPKIKADYDMPDMNLDVPDVKLKGKGIKKPSLNMSAGKISVPDGNLNLAAPNVDLAAPKLQGDFKGPNIDIKSPKIDGSGAEGKFKFPKFKKPNFTLNRKKPKLDVSVPNVKADIKSPDVDLDGGVDLPEAKGKWKAPSLHLPSFGGFGPKGPDGDFDGSFKAPGVDVSAPNLKGNFESPDIDLKLPKGELDTNLPDAELNGGKFKLPGVKWPHNKLSLSGPDKDLKLPKGQIDLSAPDIRGGIKGPGLDVKGPNIDLNAPSIDVPDAKARFKMPNLHMPSFGLAGPKAPGLDGSVKVPDIDVSGPKIKGNFEPPNVDLNIPKGDLDINMPSAEIKKPKFTMPNFSMPSANLSTPDTSLNLKAPVVTGDFDAKLNKPNLDIPRIKGPDMNFGGNLKIPDADVKAGFGTAGIDFKKPKINADYDMPDMNLDVPDVKLKGKGIKKPSLNMSAGKISAPDVDLNLAAPNVDLASPKLQGDFKGPNIDLNAPKVDGIDADGNFKLPKLTKPAFSLSGNKPKVPDLNLSVPDVKADIKTPDMDLNGGVDLPEAKGKWKMPKLHLPSFGVSGPKGPDVDFDGSIKTPGIDVSAPNLKGNFDSPDVDLKFPKGKIDANLPETELTGGKFKLPGVNWPSSKLSLSGPEKELNLPKGQVDFSAPDIKGDIKGPGLDLKGPNMDINAPSVNMPDANGKFKMPNLTMPSFGFSGPKGPGVDFDGSVKAPSVDVSAPNLKGNFESPNVDLKLPKGKIDANLPEAELKGGKFKLPGVNWPGNKLPLSGPDNGLNLPNGQVDLSGPDIQGDIRGPSIDVKAPHLSVSEPKSKFQMPKVELPSIRMSGPKTPDLGVNSSVKMPSVDVAGPSIKGNYKSPDFGIDVPNVSPGNVDLNLPTGNIKGGAGIDMSGLNKRNMQGANIGVKDTKFSVSSPNLNGGFREVGVDVNSPNPSAQLYSPKLKVSTDENINMQNNFSRETFKLRSSSASDLDDVTAQGKYNTNLQPRTSSSINVNDPSVSKKNKFKLSKLFNFNHKSKGSVDFTKSQAAKSPGTFQPNSLFPQVEFAVSKD encoded by the exons ATG AATTTCAGCATGCACAGAGACACGACGGTGGTTCTCCCCAGCAGTGAAACAGCGCTCTCTGATGAACTTACCCTGACTGATTCACCTGGTGGAAGGGTTATCATTAAAGACATACAGCAAGACTCCCCTGTTGCAAGAGTTGGCACCCTGAAGAAAG GTGATCAACTAAATGCAGTAACAATACATTTTGACAATCTAAACAGTAAAGAGGTTGGCGAAATATTGAAATATACAGAACCATACAAAACAAGTCTAAAATTGAATACAAACGATGAACTCAGAACTCCAGCTTATGGATACAAACGTTCTTACATG GGAAGCAATGATCAAACTTACTTAAAGTTGTACAACAGCAAGATCAAGCCCCATCTTAAACTAGCAAAACCAAGTCTGGAAGCACGTAGTCTGATTGTTAATGGAATGGCACCTTCAATTGATGGAAGGAGTCCCAAGATTTCTTCTGAATTTGACACGAACCTAAAGGCTTCGCCAACTATTGGTTTGAACACCCCTAGTTTTGATATCAATGGTCCACATGGTAAAATACAAATGCCTGATGTTAAAGCTTCAACACCGAATGTTGAATCACCAAGAGGGGCCATTAAGATGCCAGGCATGGACTTCAAAGGTGCAGGTTTTGAAATGCCATCAGCACATTTATCTGGGATTGAGTCTACATCTCCGAAAGGGGGTTTTGATGGCAATCTGCCAAGCGCAGAACTACATGCACCAAAGTTTCAAATGTCATCACCCGATTTACATGGACCAAATGTTTCAGCATTGGACACAAACCTGAACTTTAAAGCACCTAATGTCAAAG ATGTCGGCCTCAATTTATCGTCACCAAATATAGATCTTGAAGCTCCAAACTTTCAAACTTCAAACATTGATGTAAGTGCTCCGAAGGTTGGTGCAGGAATAAGGATCCCGAAATTTAAAAAACCTGCATTTTCACTCACTGGAAATGATCCAAAAGGGCCTGAACTAGATTTGTCTATACCAGGGGTGAAGACAGATATAAAGACTCCTGATATGGATCTCAATGGAGGAGTAGATCTCCCTGATGCAACGGGGAATTGGAAAATGCCGAAAATGCCCTCCTTTGGATTATCTGGACCCAAAGGACCAGATGTGGAATTTGATGGTTCATTAAAAGCACCCGGTGTTGATGTGTCAGGTCCAGATCTTAAGGGGAATTTTGAATCTCCAAATGTTGACTTAAAACTTCCAAAAGGAGATATAGATGCAAGCTTGCCAGATGCCAA ATTTAAAATGCCAAAATTTAACATGCCAAGCACAAATATGTCCATTCCAGACACCAGCCTAAATTTAAAAGCACCGACAGTGACAGGCGATTTTGATGCAAAACTGAAGAAACCCAACTTAGACATTTCTGGAATTAAGGGACCTGATATGAATTTAGGCGGTAATCTTAAAATTCCAGATGCTGATATTTCATCTCCTGACCTTAAAGCGGGATTTGGATCTGCTGGAATAGGTTTTCAAAAGCCCAAAATCAAAGCAGATTACGATATGCCTGACATGAACCTTGATGTTCCTGACGTAAAACTGAAAGGCAAAGGCATAAAGAAACCTTCACTCAATATGTCCGCAGGAAAGATTTCAGTTCCTGATGGGAACCTAAACTTAGCAGCTCCAAATGTAGATCTCGCTGCCCCAAAATTACAAGGAGATTTCAAAGGGCCAAACATTGATATAAAATCTCCAAAGATCGATGGCAGTGGTGCAGAAGGAAAATTTAAGTTCCCAAAATTTAAAAAACCTAATTTTACCCTCAACAGAAAGAAACCTAAACTGGACGTGTCTGTGCCAAATGTAAAGGCAGATATAAAGTCTCCTGATGTGGACCTTGACGGAGGAGTAGATCTCCCTGAAGCAAAGGGGAAATGGAAAGCGCCAAGCTTACATCTGCCCTCCTTTGGAGGATTTGGACCCAAAGGACCAGATGGGGATTTTGATGGTTCATTTAAAGCACCCGGTGTTGATGTGTCAGCCCCAAATCTTAAGGGGAATTTTGAATCTCCAGATATTGATTTGAAACTTCCAAAAGGAGAATTAGATACAAACTTGCCAGATGCAGAACTTAATGGAGGAAAGTTTAAGTTGCCAGGTGTAAAGTGGCCACATAATAAACTGTCATTATCAGGTCCTGATAAAGATCTGAAGCTACCAAAAGGTCAGATAGATCTTTCTGCTCCTGACATCCGGGGGGGCATCAAAGGTCCAGGCCTCGATGTCAAAGGCCCAAATATTGACCTCAATGCTCCAAGCATTGATGTTCCTGATGCAAAGGCAAGGTTCAAAATGCCAAATTTACATATGCCTTCCTTTGGTCTGGCAGGACCAAAAGCACCAGGGCTGGATGGTTCTGTGAAAGTCCCCGATATTGACGTGTCAGGTCCAAAGATTAAAGGGAATTTTGAGCCCCCAAATGTTGACCTAAATATTCCAAAGGGGGACCTTGATATCAACATGCCCAGTGCAGAAATTAAGAAACCAAAATTTACAATGCCTAACTTTAGCATGCCAAGTGCAAACTTGTCAACTCCAGACACCAGCTTGAATTTAAAAGCACCAGTGGTGACAGGTGATTTTGATGCAAAATTGAATAAACCTAACTTAGACATTCCTAGAATTAAGGGACCTGATATGAACTTTGGTGGTAATCTTAAAATTCCGGATGCTGACGTTAAAGCGGGATTCGGAACTGCTGGAATAGATTTTAAAAAGCCCAAAATCAATGCAGATTACGATATGCCTGACATGAACCTTGATGTCCCTGACGTAAAACTGAAAGGCAAAGGCATAAAGAAACCTTCACTCAACATGTCTGCAGGAAAGATTTCAGCTCCAGATGTGGACCTAAACTTAGCAGCACCAAATGTGGACCTTGCTTCCCCAAAATTACAAGGTGATTTCAAAGGGCCAAACATTGACTTAAATGCTCCGAAGGTGGATGGCATTGATGCAGACGGAAATTTTAAGCTCCCAAAATTAACAAAACCTGCTTTTTCACTATCTGGAAATAAACCAAAAGTGCCTGATCTGAATCTGTCTGTGCCAGATGTGAAGGCAGATATAAAGACTCCTGATATGGACCTTAATGGAGGAGTGGATCTCCCGGAAGCAAAGGGGAAATGGAAAATGCCGAAGTTGCATCTGCCCTCCTTTGGAGTATCTGGACCCAAAGGACCAGATGTGGATTTTGATGGCTCAATAAAAACTCCTGGTATTGATGTGTCAGCTCCAAATCTTAAGGGGAATTTTGACTCTCCAGATGTTGACTTGAAATTTCCAAAGGGAAAAATTGATGCAAACTTGCCAGAAACAGAACTTACAGGAGGGAAGTTTAAGTTACCAGGAGTAAATTGGCCAAGTAGTAAATTGTCATTGTCAGGTCCTGAAAAAGAATTGAACCTACCAAAAGGTCAGGTAGATTTTTCTGCTCCTGACATTAAGGGGGATATTAAAGGTCCCGGTCTCGATCTCAAAGGCCCAAATATGGACATCAATGCTCCAAGTGTTAATATGCCTGATGCAAATGGAAAATTCAAAATGCCAAATTTAACGATGCCTTCATTTGGGTTTTCTGGACCCAAAGGACCAGGTGTGGATTTTGATGGTTCAGTAAAAGCACCCAGTGTTGACGTGTCTGCTCCAAATCTTAAGGGGAATTTTGAATCTCCAAATGTTGATTTGAAACTTCCAAAGGGAAAAATTGATGCAAATTTGCCAGAAGCAGAACTTAAAGGAGGGAAGTTTAAGTTACCAGGAGTAAATTGGCCAGGTAATAAATTGCCATTGTCAGGACCTGATAATGGACTGAACCTACCGAATGGGCAGGTAGATCTTTCTGGTCCTGACATTCAAGGAGATATCAGAGGTCCCAGCATTGATGTGAAAGCACCACATTTGAGTGTTTCTGAACCAAAATCGAAGTTTCAAATGCCAAAGGTCGAATTGCCATCCATCCGAATGTCTGGACCTAAAACACCAGATCTGGGTGTTAATTCTTCAGTAAAAATGCCTAGCGTTGATGTGGCAGGTCCTTCTATTAAGGGGAATTATAAATCCCCTGACTTTGGGATCGATGTTCCTAATGTGTCTCCGGGAAATGTGGACCTCAATCTACCAACAGGAAATATAAAAGGAGGTGCAGGTATTGACATGTCTGGATTAAACAAAAGAAACATGCAGGGTGCAAACATAGGTGTTAAAGATACAAAGTTCAGTGTTAGTTCTCCAAATCTGAATGGCGGATTTCGTGAAGTTGGTGTTGACGTGAACTCCCCAAATCCTTCTGCTCAACTGTATTCTCCCAAATTAAAAGTAAGCACAGATGAAAATATCAACATGCAGAATAATTTTTCAAGAGAAACATTTAAATTAAGATCATCCTCTGCATCTGATCTAGATGATGTAACTGCACAAGGAAAATACAATACCAATTTACAACCAAGAACATCTAGTTCCATAAATGTCAATGATCCCTCCGTGAGTAAAAAAAATAAGTTCAAGTTGTcaaaattattcaattttaatCATAAATCAAAGGGATCAGTTGATTTCACAAAGTCTCAGGCAGCAAAATCACCTGGAACATTTCAACCAAACTCTCTATTCCCACAGGTTGAGTTTGCTGTGTCTAAAGATTGA
- the LOC116975966 gene encoding neuroblast differentiation-associated protein AHNAK-like isoform X1 produces the protein MNFSMHRDTTVVLPSSETALSDELTLTDSPGGRVIIKDIQQDSPVARVGTLKKGDQLNAVTIHFDNLNSKEVGEILKYTEPYKTSLKLNTNDELRTPAYGYKRSYMGSNDQTYLKLYNSKIKPHLKLAKPSLEARSLIVNGMAPSIDGRSPKISSEFDTNLKASPTIGLNTPSFDINGPHGKIQMPDVKASTPNVESPRGAIKMPGMDFKGAGFEMPSAHLSGIESTSPKGGFDGNLPSAELHAPKFQMSSPDLHGPNVSALDTNLNFKAPNVKDVGLNLSSPNIDLEAPNFQTSNIDVSAPKVGAGIRIPKFKKPAFSLTGNDPKGPELDLSIPGVKTDIKTPDMDLNGGVDLPDATGNWKMPKMPSFGLSGPKGPDVEFDGSLKAPGGQIDLSAPDIKGDIKGPSLDLKGPNMDINAPRVNMPDANGTLKMPNIKMPSFGFSGPKGPGVDFDGSVKAPSVDVSSPNIKGNFQSPDIDLKLPKGELDANLPDAELNGGKFKLPGVKWPANKLSLSGPDNGLKLPKGHVDLSAPNLTGDIKGPSLGLKGPNVDLNAPSVGIPDAKTKFKMPSLPMTSFGMSGPKVPDLNVDGSVKAPSIDMSAPNIKGNFESSDVDIKLPKGDLDINMPYGDIKKPKFKMPKFNMPSTNMSIPDTSLNLKAPTVTGDFDAKLKKPNLDISGIKGPDMNLGGNLKIPDADISSPDLKAGFGSAGIGFQKPKIKADYDMPDMNLDVPDVKLKGKGIKKPSLNMSAGKISVPDGNLNLAAPNVDLAAPKLQGDFKGPNIDIKSPKIDGSGAEGKFKFPKFKKPNFTLNRKKPKLDVSVPNVKADIKSPDVDLDGGVDLPEAKGKWKAPSLHLPSFGGFGPKGPDGDFDGSFKAPGVDVSAPNLKGNFESPDIDLKLPKGELDTNLPDAELNGGKFKLPGVKWPHNKLSLSGPDKDLKLPKGQIDLSAPDIRGGIKGPGLDVKGPNIDLNAPSIDVPDAKARFKMPNLHMPSFGLAGPKAPGLDGSVKVPDIDVSGPKIKGNFEPPNVDLNIPKGDLDINMPSAEIKKPKFTMPNFSMPSANLSTPDTSLNLKAPVVTGDFDAKLNKPNLDIPRIKGPDMNFGGNLKIPDADVKAGFGTAGIDFKKPKINADYDMPDMNLDVPDVKLKGKGIKKPSLNMSAGKISAPDVDLNLAAPNVDLASPKLQGDFKGPNIDLNAPKVDGIDADGNFKLPKLTKPAFSLSGNKPKVPDLNLSVPDVKADIKTPDMDLNGGVDLPEAKGKWKMPKLHLPSFGVSGPKGPDVDFDGSIKTPGIDVSAPNLKGNFDSPDVDLKFPKGKIDANLPETELTGGKFKLPGVNWPSSKLSLSGPEKELNLPKGQVDFSAPDIKGDIKGPGLDLKGPNMDINAPSVNMPDANGKFKMPNLTMPSFGFSGPKGPGVDFDGSVKAPSVDVSAPNLKGNFESPNVDLKLPKGKIDANLPEAELKGGKFKLPGVNWPGNKLPLSGPDNGLNLPNGQVDLSGPDIQGDIRGPSIDVKAPHLSVSEPKSKFQMPKVELPSIRMSGPKTPDLGVNSSVKMPSVDVAGPSIKGNYKSPDFGIDVPNVSPGNVDLNLPTGNIKGGAGIDMSGLNKRNMQGANIGVKDTKFSVSSPNLNGGFREVGVDVNSPNPSAQLYSPKLKVSTDENINMQNNFSRETFKLRSSSASDLDDVTAQGKYNTNLQPRTSSSINVNDPSVSKKNKFKLSKLFNFNHKSKGSVDFTKSQAAKSPGTFQPNSLFPQVEFAVSKD, from the exons ATG AATTTCAGCATGCACAGAGACACGACGGTGGTTCTCCCCAGCAGTGAAACAGCGCTCTCTGATGAACTTACCCTGACTGATTCACCTGGTGGAAGGGTTATCATTAAAGACATACAGCAAGACTCCCCTGTTGCAAGAGTTGGCACCCTGAAGAAAG GTGATCAACTAAATGCAGTAACAATACATTTTGACAATCTAAACAGTAAAGAGGTTGGCGAAATATTGAAATATACAGAACCATACAAAACAAGTCTAAAATTGAATACAAACGATGAACTCAGAACTCCAGCTTATGGATACAAACGTTCTTACATG GGAAGCAATGATCAAACTTACTTAAAGTTGTACAACAGCAAGATCAAGCCCCATCTTAAACTAGCAAAACCAAGTCTGGAAGCACGTAGTCTGATTGTTAATGGAATGGCACCTTCAATTGATGGAAGGAGTCCCAAGATTTCTTCTGAATTTGACACGAACCTAAAGGCTTCGCCAACTATTGGTTTGAACACCCCTAGTTTTGATATCAATGGTCCACATGGTAAAATACAAATGCCTGATGTTAAAGCTTCAACACCGAATGTTGAATCACCAAGAGGGGCCATTAAGATGCCAGGCATGGACTTCAAAGGTGCAGGTTTTGAAATGCCATCAGCACATTTATCTGGGATTGAGTCTACATCTCCGAAAGGGGGTTTTGATGGCAATCTGCCAAGCGCAGAACTACATGCACCAAAGTTTCAAATGTCATCACCCGATTTACATGGACCAAATGTTTCAGCATTGGACACAAACCTGAACTTTAAAGCACCTAATGTCAAAG ATGTCGGCCTCAATTTATCGTCACCAAATATAGATCTTGAAGCTCCAAACTTTCAAACTTCAAACATTGATGTAAGTGCTCCGAAGGTTGGTGCAGGAATAAGGATCCCGAAATTTAAAAAACCTGCATTTTCACTCACTGGAAATGATCCAAAAGGGCCTGAACTAGATTTGTCTATACCAGGGGTGAAGACAGATATAAAGACTCCTGATATGGATCTCAATGGAGGAGTAGATCTCCCTGATGCAACGGGGAATTGGAAAATGCCGAAAATGCCCTCCTTTGGATTATCTGGACCCAAAGGACCAGATGTGGAATTTGATGGTTCATTAAAAGCACCCGGTG GTCAGATAGATCTTTCTGCTCCTGACATTAAGGGGGATATCAAAGGTCCCAGCCTCGATCTCAAAGGCCCAAATATGGACATCAATGCTCCAAGAGTTAATATGCCTGATGCAAATGGAACATTAAAAATGCCAAATATAAAGATGCCTTCATTTGGATTTTCTGGGCCCAAAGGACCAGGTGTGGATTTTGATGGTTCAGTAAAAGCACCCAGTGTTGATGTGTCAAGTCCAAATATTAAGGGAAATTTTCAATCTCCAGATATTGATTTGAAACTTCCAAAAGGAGAATTAGATGCAAACTTGCCAGATGCAGAACTTAATGGAGGAAAGTTTAAGTTACCAGGAGTAAAATGGCCTGCCAATAAATTGTCATTGTCAGGTCCTGATAATGGACTGAAGCTACCAAAAGGTCACGTAGATCTTTCTGCTCCAAACCTTACGGGAGATATCAAAGGTCCGAGCCTCGGTCTCAAAGGACCAAATGTTGACCTTAATGCTCCGAGTGTTGGCATTCCTGATGCAAAGACAAAGTTTAAAATGCCAAGTTTACCTATGACTTCCTTTGGTATGTCAGGACCAAAAGTCCCTGATCTGAATGTTGATGGTTCTGTGAAAGCCCCTAGTATTGACATGTCGGCTCCAAATATTAAAGGAaattttgaatcttcagatgtggaCATAAAACTTCCAAAGGGCGACCTTGATATCAACATGCCCTATGGTGACATTAAGAAACCAAAATTTAAAATGCCAAAATTTAACATGCCAAGCACAAATATGTCCATTCCAGACACCAGCCTAAATTTAAAAGCACCGACAGTGACAGGCGATTTTGATGCAAAACTGAAGAAACCCAACTTAGACATTTCTGGAATTAAGGGACCTGATATGAATTTAGGCGGTAATCTTAAAATTCCAGATGCTGATATTTCATCTCCTGACCTTAAAGCGGGATTTGGATCTGCTGGAATAGGTTTTCAAAAGCCCAAAATCAAAGCAGATTACGATATGCCTGACATGAACCTTGATGTTCCTGACGTAAAACTGAAAGGCAAAGGCATAAAGAAACCTTCACTCAATATGTCCGCAGGAAAGATTTCAGTTCCTGATGGGAACCTAAACTTAGCAGCTCCAAATGTAGATCTCGCTGCCCCAAAATTACAAGGAGATTTCAAAGGGCCAAACATTGATATAAAATCTCCAAAGATCGATGGCAGTGGTGCAGAAGGAAAATTTAAGTTCCCAAAATTTAAAAAACCTAATTTTACCCTCAACAGAAAGAAACCTAAACTGGACGTGTCTGTGCCAAATGTAAAGGCAGATATAAAGTCTCCTGATGTGGACCTTGACGGAGGAGTAGATCTCCCTGAAGCAAAGGGGAAATGGAAAGCGCCAAGCTTACATCTGCCCTCCTTTGGAGGATTTGGACCCAAAGGACCAGATGGGGATTTTGATGGTTCATTTAAAGCACCCGGTGTTGATGTGTCAGCCCCAAATCTTAAGGGGAATTTTGAATCTCCAGATATTGATTTGAAACTTCCAAAAGGAGAATTAGATACAAACTTGCCAGATGCAGAACTTAATGGAGGAAAGTTTAAGTTGCCAGGTGTAAAGTGGCCACATAATAAACTGTCATTATCAGGTCCTGATAAAGATCTGAAGCTACCAAAAGGTCAGATAGATCTTTCTGCTCCTGACATCCGGGGGGGCATCAAAGGTCCAGGCCTCGATGTCAAAGGCCCAAATATTGACCTCAATGCTCCAAGCATTGATGTTCCTGATGCAAAGGCAAGGTTCAAAATGCCAAATTTACATATGCCTTCCTTTGGTCTGGCAGGACCAAAAGCACCAGGGCTGGATGGTTCTGTGAAAGTCCCCGATATTGACGTGTCAGGTCCAAAGATTAAAGGGAATTTTGAGCCCCCAAATGTTGACCTAAATATTCCAAAGGGGGACCTTGATATCAACATGCCCAGTGCAGAAATTAAGAAACCAAAATTTACAATGCCTAACTTTAGCATGCCAAGTGCAAACTTGTCAACTCCAGACACCAGCTTGAATTTAAAAGCACCAGTGGTGACAGGTGATTTTGATGCAAAATTGAATAAACCTAACTTAGACATTCCTAGAATTAAGGGACCTGATATGAACTTTGGTGGTAATCTTAAAATTCCGGATGCTGACGTTAAAGCGGGATTCGGAACTGCTGGAATAGATTTTAAAAAGCCCAAAATCAATGCAGATTACGATATGCCTGACATGAACCTTGATGTCCCTGACGTAAAACTGAAAGGCAAAGGCATAAAGAAACCTTCACTCAACATGTCTGCAGGAAAGATTTCAGCTCCAGATGTGGACCTAAACTTAGCAGCACCAAATGTGGACCTTGCTTCCCCAAAATTACAAGGTGATTTCAAAGGGCCAAACATTGACTTAAATGCTCCGAAGGTGGATGGCATTGATGCAGACGGAAATTTTAAGCTCCCAAAATTAACAAAACCTGCTTTTTCACTATCTGGAAATAAACCAAAAGTGCCTGATCTGAATCTGTCTGTGCCAGATGTGAAGGCAGATATAAAGACTCCTGATATGGACCTTAATGGAGGAGTGGATCTCCCGGAAGCAAAGGGGAAATGGAAAATGCCGAAGTTGCATCTGCCCTCCTTTGGAGTATCTGGACCCAAAGGACCAGATGTGGATTTTGATGGCTCAATAAAAACTCCTGGTATTGATGTGTCAGCTCCAAATCTTAAGGGGAATTTTGACTCTCCAGATGTTGACTTGAAATTTCCAAAGGGAAAAATTGATGCAAACTTGCCAGAAACAGAACTTACAGGAGGGAAGTTTAAGTTACCAGGAGTAAATTGGCCAAGTAGTAAATTGTCATTGTCAGGTCCTGAAAAAGAATTGAACCTACCAAAAGGTCAGGTAGATTTTTCTGCTCCTGACATTAAGGGGGATATTAAAGGTCCCGGTCTCGATCTCAAAGGCCCAAATATGGACATCAATGCTCCAAGTGTTAATATGCCTGATGCAAATGGAAAATTCAAAATGCCAAATTTAACGATGCCTTCATTTGGGTTTTCTGGACCCAAAGGACCAGGTGTGGATTTTGATGGTTCAGTAAAAGCACCCAGTGTTGACGTGTCTGCTCCAAATCTTAAGGGGAATTTTGAATCTCCAAATGTTGATTTGAAACTTCCAAAGGGAAAAATTGATGCAAATTTGCCAGAAGCAGAACTTAAAGGAGGGAAGTTTAAGTTACCAGGAGTAAATTGGCCAGGTAATAAATTGCCATTGTCAGGACCTGATAATGGACTGAACCTACCGAATGGGCAGGTAGATCTTTCTGGTCCTGACATTCAAGGAGATATCAGAGGTCCCAGCATTGATGTGAAAGCACCACATTTGAGTGTTTCTGAACCAAAATCGAAGTTTCAAATGCCAAAGGTCGAATTGCCATCCATCCGAATGTCTGGACCTAAAACACCAGATCTGGGTGTTAATTCTTCAGTAAAAATGCCTAGCGTTGATGTGGCAGGTCCTTCTATTAAGGGGAATTATAAATCCCCTGACTTTGGGATCGATGTTCCTAATGTGTCTCCGGGAAATGTGGACCTCAATCTACCAACAGGAAATATAAAAGGAGGTGCAGGTATTGACATGTCTGGATTAAACAAAAGAAACATGCAGGGTGCAAACATAGGTGTTAAAGATACAAAGTTCAGTGTTAGTTCTCCAAATCTGAATGGCGGATTTCGTGAAGTTGGTGTTGACGTGAACTCCCCAAATCCTTCTGCTCAACTGTATTCTCCCAAATTAAAAGTAAGCACAGATGAAAATATCAACATGCAGAATAATTTTTCAAGAGAAACATTTAAATTAAGATCATCCTCTGCATCTGATCTAGATGATGTAACTGCACAAGGAAAATACAATACCAATTTACAACCAAGAACATCTAGTTCCATAAATGTCAATGATCCCTCCGTGAGTAAAAAAAATAAGTTCAAGTTGTcaaaattattcaattttaatCATAAATCAAAGGGATCAGTTGATTTCACAAAGTCTCAGGCAGCAAAATCACCTGGAACATTTCAACCAAACTCTCTATTCCCACAGGTTGAGTTTGCTGTGTCTAAAGATTGA